A single region of the Salmo salar chromosome ssa16, Ssal_v3.1, whole genome shotgun sequence genome encodes:
- the LOC106574419 gene encoding protein sprouty homolog 2: protein METSTQNGSGGGGSAGLLRALRDSGRLHRPHHAQEGQPDPGVNPSQQAPVLSLDQIRITRSSNEYTEGPTVGPIVVPRPPGSLPTQQKNDLVVPLGLGTNEQLEPQDPRPNQRNLLPQLQQLPQPTHSTVPPRDAQSLSSSTEGSRNSPRTSTGSTSSVQRLLGSPAVSERIIRTQPKRVELKQEELKPLASTVGEAVVVTVRGAPAAREGKHVYRCEDCGRCKCQECMCPRALPSCWMCGRRCMCSVQNAVDYGTCVCCVKGLFYHCSSDDEDTCADKPFSCSQSHCCVRWSAMGLLSLFLPCLLCYLPAKGCLAACQSCYDRVKRPGCRCKNTNVVHCKSVDCKPT from the coding sequence ATGGAGACCAGTACTCAAAATGGCAGTGGTGGCGGAGGGTCGGCCGGCTTGCTGCGTGCTCTGCGTGACAGCGGGAGGCTACACCGGCCTCACCATGCCCAGGAAGGGCAGCCCGATCCTGGGGTAAACCCCAGCCAGCAGGCCCCTGTGCTCTCGTTGGACCAGATCAGGATCACCAGGAGCAGTAATGAGTACACAGAGGGACCAACGGTGGGACCCATTGTGGTCCCTAGGCCCCCTGGCTCCTTGCCCACCCAGCAGAAGAATGACCTGGTGGTGCCACTGGGCCTGGGGACCAATGAGCAACTGGAGCCCCAGGACCCCAGGCCCAACCAGAGGAACTTACTTCCCCAACTTCAACAACTTCCCCAGCCCACACACTCCACAGTCCCCCCTAGGGATGCCCAATCTCTTTCTTCTAGCACAGAGGGCTCCAGAAACAGCCCGAGGACCAGTACAGGCAGCACGTCTTCCGTGCAGAGGCTCCTGGGTAGCCCGGCGGTTAGCGAACGGATAATCAGGACCCAGCCCAAACGGGTGGAGCTTAAGCAGGAGGAATTGAAGCCCCTGGCGAGTACGGTCGGAGAGGCGGTGGTGGTCACGGTGCGCGGTGCCCCTGCCGCTAGGGAGGGTAAACACGTCTACCGCTGTGAGGACTGTGGCCGGTGCAAGTGCCAGGAGTGCATGTGCCCGCGCGCCCTGCCCTCCTGCTGGATGTGCGGCCGGCGGTGCATGTGCTCGGTGCAGAACGCGGTGGACTACGGGACTTGCGTGTGCTGCGTCAAGGGCCTGTTCTATCACTGCTCCAGTGACGACGAGGATACATGCGCCGACAAGCCCTTCTCCTGCAGCCAGTCGCACTGCTGCGTGCGCTGGTCGGCCATGGGCCTCCTTTCCCTGTTCCTACCCTGTCTCCTGTGCTACCTCCCAGCTAAAGGGTGCCTCGCCGCGTGCCAGAGCTGCTACGACCGCGTCAAGCGACCGGGGTGCCGGTGTAAGAACACTAACGTTGTCCACTGTAAGAGCGTTGACTGTAAGCCAACGTAA